A single region of the Biomaibacter acetigenes genome encodes:
- a CDS encoding sigma-54-dependent transcriptional regulator, with amino-acid sequence MSYKILIIDDESTICSALKLSLEIAGYKVNIDFSAKEGLSRLRTFLPDVVVLDLRLPDMDGLAVLSEIKEFDESIIVIMITAFGETKTAVEAVKRGAVDYLVKPFDTNELEISIKRALKERSLKHENEILRQRSEKSEFITKDPSMLDILARLDSIARVDSSVLIIGETGTGKELIAGLIHKKSSRASEPFITLNCSAIPSNLFESELFGHEKNAFTGASARKKGLLELADKGTFFLDEIGELPPDLQAKLLRFLEDRSIRRVGGLVNIPLDVRIIAATNKNLKEEIEKNNFRSDLYYRLNVVQVKIPPLRERPDDIPLLLDYYRRVYNRHFNKNICGFSEKALKLLTNYSWPGNVRELKNIVERAFILARGLRITERELPQELTKGKYITPQIPDEIERFIPLEELEKQYIATALDATHWNISKAAELLGISRFALQRRIKKYFEKSL; translated from the coding sequence ATGAGCTATAAAATTCTCATAATAGATGATGAGTCTACCATATGCAGCGCATTAAAGCTATCTCTGGAAATTGCAGGTTATAAGGTCAATATAGACTTTTCGGCAAAAGAAGGGCTTTCCCGACTTCGAACCTTTTTACCAGATGTAGTGGTGCTTGACCTCCGCCTTCCCGATATGGATGGTCTTGCCGTTCTTTCAGAAATAAAAGAATTCGATGAAAGCATCATAGTTATTATGATAACGGCTTTCGGGGAGACAAAAACAGCGGTGGAAGCCGTAAAGAGGGGTGCTGTAGACTATCTGGTAAAGCCTTTTGACACAAATGAACTTGAAATTTCAATAAAAAGGGCTTTAAAAGAGAGGTCCCTAAAACATGAAAACGAAATCCTCAGGCAAAGAAGTGAGAAAAGCGAATTTATAACAAAAGATCCCTCTATGCTTGATATTCTTGCAAGACTTGACTCTATAGCTAGAGTAGACTCCAGCGTCCTCATTATCGGTGAAACAGGAACCGGCAAGGAACTCATCGCCGGTTTGATTCACAAAAAAAGTTCCAGGGCATCGGAACCATTTATCACCTTAAATTGCAGCGCTATACCATCCAACCTCTTTGAAAGCGAGCTTTTCGGTCATGAAAAAAATGCGTTCACCGGAGCGTCCGCAAGAAAAAAGGGGCTTCTGGAGCTGGCCGATAAGGGAACTTTTTTTCTTGACGAAATTGGCGAACTGCCTCCCGATCTCCAGGCGAAGCTGTTGAGATTCCTTGAGGATAGATCAATTCGACGCGTTGGAGGCCTTGTCAACATCCCCCTGGATGTCAGAATAATAGCCGCCACCAACAAAAATCTCAAGGAAGAAATAGAAAAAAACAACTTCCGGAGCGACCTTTACTACAGGCTGAATGTGGTCCAAGTAAAAATACCTCCCTTAAGGGAAAGGCCGGACGATATTCCACTGCTGCTGGATTATTACAGGCGGGTATATAACCGTCATTTTAACAAAAATATCTGCGGATTTTCCGAAAAGGCCCTCAAGCTGCTCACAAATTACTCTTGGCCCGGCAATGTCCGGGAGCTTAAGAATATAGTGGAAAGGGCTTTTATTCTGGCCAGGGGTTTAAGGATAACAGAAAGAGAATTGCCCCAGGAATTGACTAAAGGAAAATATATAACACCTCAGATTCCCGATGAAATAGAAAGGTTCATTCCATTGGAAGAACTCGAAAAACAGTATATTGCCACAGCTCTTGACGCAACTCACTGGAATATATCAAAAGCCGCAGAACTGCTGGGGATTAGCCGATTTGCACTGCAGCGCCGGATAAAAAAATATTTTGAGAAATCCCTTTAA
- the rplL gene encoding 50S ribosomal protein L7/L12, with product MTKEEIISAIENMTVLELADLVKELQDKFGVTAAAPVAVAAGPAAGAAPAEAAPEQTEFDVILAAAGAEKIKVIKVVREITGLGLKEAKDLVDGAPKPVKEKVSKEEAEQIKAKLTEVGATVEVK from the coding sequence ATGACAAAAGAAGAAATCATTTCCGCTATTGAGAACATGACAGTACTTGAACTGGCCGATCTGGTAAAGGAACTTCAGGATAAATTCGGAGTTACCGCCGCAGCTCCTGTGGCCGTAGCTGCGGGACCGGCCGCCGGTGCTGCTCCTGCCGAAGCCGCACCCGAGCAGACCGAATTTGACGTGATTCTGGCCGCTGCCGGTGCAGAAAAGATCAAGGTTATCAAGGTCGTAAGAGAAATTACAGGCCTTGGCCTCAAGGAAGCCAAAGACCTGGTAGACGGCGCTCCGAAGCCTGTGAAGGAAAAGGTCAGCAAGGAAGAGGCAGAGCAGATAAAAGCAAAGCTCACCGAAGTCGGCGCCACTGTAGAAGTAAAATAA
- the rplJ gene encoding 50S ribosomal protein L10: MAVKPEKVKAVEELRDKFSRSKAAILTDYRGLNVADITELRKKLREQGVEFKVVKNTLTRIAIKDFDYNLDEFLEGPTAVAFSYADPVAPAKVIVDFAKTHKELEIKAGLVEGKVGDKDMVESLAKMPPREELLAKAVGSIQAPLYGIVSVLQGPLRNLVYTLQAIQDKKAS; encoded by the coding sequence GTGGCTGTAAAACCGGAAAAAGTTAAGGCTGTAGAAGAATTAAGGGATAAGTTCAGCCGTTCCAAAGCTGCCATTTTGACAGATTACAGGGGCTTGAATGTAGCCGATATTACGGAGCTGCGTAAAAAGCTCCGGGAGCAGGGTGTGGAATTCAAAGTTGTAAAGAATACTCTAACCCGCATAGCCATAAAAGATTTTGATTATAATTTGGATGAATTCCTGGAAGGCCCCACGGCTGTGGCTTTCAGCTATGCAGATCCGGTAGCGCCGGCAAAGGTTATCGTAGACTTTGCCAAGACCCACAAGGAACTTGAAATCAAGGCCGGTTTGGTAGAGGGTAAAGTCGGCGACAAGGATATGGTGGAAAGCCTGGCCAAGATGCCGCCGAGGGAGGAACTGCTGGCAAAAGCGGTAGGTTCCATCCAGGCGCCTCTTTACGGCATTGTGAGCGTGCTGCAGGGTCCGCTGCGCAATCTGGTATACACCCTGCAGGCTATACAGGACAAAAAAGCGTCATGA
- the rplA gene encoding 50S ribosomal protein L1 has product MPKHGKSYLEAAKLVDRTKLYDPKEAIELVEKTATKKFDETIEVSVRLGVDPRHADQQVRGVVTLPHGTGKTVRVLVFAKADKAKEAEEAGADYVGAEDLIAKIEGGFLDFDVAVATPDMMGAVGKLGRVLGPKGLMPNPKAGTVTFDVGKAVKEIKAGKIEYRVDKTSIVHAPIGKKSFGPEKLLDNFRTLMEAIIKAKPAAAKGQYIKSVVISSTMGPGIKINPAKLVETK; this is encoded by the coding sequence ATGCCAAAACATGGTAAAAGTTATCTTGAAGCTGCGAAGCTTGTAGACAGGACTAAACTTTATGATCCCAAAGAAGCCATAGAATTGGTAGAAAAAACAGCCACCAAAAAATTCGACGAAACCATAGAAGTTTCGGTGCGCCTTGGTGTTGACCCCAGACATGCAGACCAGCAGGTCAGGGGCGTTGTGACCCTTCCTCACGGCACAGGTAAAACGGTAAGGGTGCTGGTGTTCGCCAAAGCCGACAAAGCGAAGGAGGCCGAGGAAGCCGGAGCCGATTACGTAGGCGCCGAAGATTTGATTGCCAAAATAGAAGGCGGTTTCCTGGATTTTGATGTAGCTGTGGCCACTCCCGATATGATGGGTGCCGTAGGTAAGTTGGGAAGAGTGCTGGGTCCCAAAGGCCTCATGCCAAACCCCAAGGCAGGCACGGTTACCTTTGATGTGGGCAAAGCAGTCAAAGAAATAAAAGCCGGAAAGATCGAATACAGGGTTGATAAAACAAGTATTGTTCATGCTCCCATAGGAAAAAAATCTTTCGGCCCCGAAAAACTGCTGGATAACTTCAGAACCCTCATGGAGGCTATTATAAAGGCAAAGCCCGCTGCGGCCAAAGGCCAGTATATAAAGAGCGTGGTTATATCCAGCACCATGGGACCGGGAATCAAGATAAATCCAGCAAAACTGGTGGAGACAAAATAA
- the rplK gene encoding 50S ribosomal protein L11, with protein MAKKVISMVKLQIPAGKATPAPPVGPALGPTGINIMNFCKEFNEKTASQAGLIIPVELTVYQDRSFTFVLKTPPAAVLLKKAAGIEKGSGEPNKNKVAKVTKKDIKEIAELKMADLNANSLEAAMRMIEGTARSMGITVE; from the coding sequence ATGGCTAAAAAAGTTATTTCTATGGTAAAGCTGCAGATACCGGCCGGCAAGGCGACGCCAGCTCCTCCCGTAGGTCCCGCTCTGGGTCCCACAGGGATAAATATAATGAATTTCTGTAAGGAATTCAATGAAAAGACCGCTTCTCAGGCAGGGCTTATCATTCCCGTAGAACTGACCGTTTATCAGGACAGGTCCTTTACTTTTGTGCTGAAGACGCCGCCGGCAGCCGTGCTCTTGAAAAAGGCTGCAGGTATTGAAAAGGGTTCCGGTGAGCCCAACAAAAACAAGGTAGCAAAAGTTACCAAAAAGGATATAAAGGAAATAGCCGAGCTTAAAATGGCGGATTTAAATGCCAACAGCCTGGAAGCCGCCATGAGGATGATTGAAGGTACTGCCCGCAGCATGGGCATTACAGTAGAATAA
- the nusG gene encoding transcription termination/antitermination protein NusG: MSSKNWYVVHTYSGYENKVKANLEKRVESMGMQDKIFRVLVPMEEELEIKNGKKKVTQRKVFPGYVLVEMIVTDDSWYVVRNTPGVTGFVGAGTKPIPLQESEARNILKQMGIEEPKPKIDIAVNQNVKVTSGPFENFAGKVVEVNPERQKVKVLISMFGRETPIELEFNQIEKL; encoded by the coding sequence ATGTCATCGAAAAACTGGTATGTAGTCCATACGTATTCCGGATATGAAAATAAAGTAAAGGCTAACCTGGAAAAGAGAGTGGAGTCCATGGGAATGCAGGACAAGATATTCAGGGTCCTGGTCCCCATGGAAGAAGAGCTGGAAATCAAAAATGGAAAGAAAAAAGTTACTCAGCGCAAGGTGTTTCCGGGTTATGTCCTGGTAGAGATGATTGTTACCGATGATTCCTGGTATGTGGTAAGAAACACGCCGGGAGTAACAGGCTTTGTCGGGGCAGGAACCAAACCCATCCCCCTTCAGGAATCGGAAGCAAGGAACATATTAAAGCAGATGGGCATAGAGGAACCGAAGCCAAAGATAGATATTGCCGTAAACCAGAATGTCAAGGTTACATCAGGGCCTTTCGAAAACTTTGCCGGCAAGGTGGTAGAAGTCAATCCCGAGAGGCAAAAGGTGAAGGTTTTGATATCTATGTTTGGCAGGGAAACACCCATTGAACTTGAATTCAACCAAATAGAAAAGTTATAA
- the secE gene encoding preprotein translocase subunit SecE produces the protein MVAAGESFIKKTEKFFREVRSELKKVTWPTKNDLTTYTIVVLVSVVIVSGIIWIADTILYKLLSLILR, from the coding sequence ATGGTAGCTGCAGGAGAGAGCTTTATTAAAAAAACCGAGAAGTTTTTCAGAGAAGTAAGGTCCGAACTCAAGAAAGTTACATGGCCCACGAAAAATGACCTTACCACATATACTATTGTGGTTCTGGTATCGGTTGTAATTGTCAGCGGCATTATATGGATTGCTGATACTATCCTTTATAAGTTGCTATCATTAATTCTCCGATAA
- the rpmG gene encoding 50S ribosomal protein L33 has product MRVNIVLACTECKQRNYFTQKNKKNDPDRLEMNKYCKHCGKHTLHKETK; this is encoded by the coding sequence ATGAGGGTCAATATAGTGTTGGCATGTACAGAATGCAAGCAGAGGAACTATTTCACCCAGAAGAACAAGAAAAATGACCCTGACCGTCTGGAAATGAACAAATACTGCAAACACTGTGGAAAACATACACTGCACAAAGAGACAAAATAA
- the tuf gene encoding elongation factor Tu, whose translation MAKQKYERTKPHVNIGTIGHVDHGKTTLTAAITKVLANSGLSDFVPFDQIDKAPEERERGITIATAHVEYQTEKRHYAHVDCPGHADYVKNMITGAAQMDGAILVVSAADGPMPQTREHILLARQVGVPYIVVFLNKIDMVDDPELLELVEMEIRELLSSYEFPGDDIPIVPGSALKALECGCGKRECEWCGKIWNLMDAVDSYIPTPERDTEKPFLMPIEDVFTITGRGTVVTGRVERGTLKVGDEVEIVGLAPEKKKTVVTGVEMFRKLLDSAVAGDNIGALLRGIDRDEVERGMVISKPGSIHPHTHFKGQVYVLKKEEGGRHTPFFNGYRPQFYFRTTDVTGVITLPEGTEMVMPGDNIVMDIQLISPIAIEEGLRFAIREGGRTVGAGVVTEIIDK comes from the coding sequence ATGGCAAAGCAAAAATATGAAAGGACAAAACCCCATGTAAACATTGGAACCATAGGTCACGTAGACCATGGCAAAACCACCCTCACAGCAGCCATCACAAAAGTGCTGGCCAACAGCGGGCTATCGGACTTCGTACCCTTTGACCAGATAGACAAAGCCCCCGAAGAAAGGGAGCGCGGAATCACCATAGCCACAGCCCACGTAGAATACCAGACCGAAAAGAGGCACTACGCCCACGTAGACTGCCCGGGCCACGCCGACTACGTAAAGAACATGATAACAGGAGCCGCCCAGATGGACGGAGCCATACTGGTAGTATCCGCCGCCGACGGCCCCATGCCCCAGACAAGAGAACACATCCTTCTGGCAAGACAGGTAGGCGTGCCCTACATCGTAGTATTTTTAAACAAAATAGACATGGTAGATGACCCAGAACTCCTGGAACTGGTAGAAATGGAAATAAGAGAACTTCTGTCATCCTACGAATTTCCGGGAGACGACATACCCATCGTGCCCGGCTCCGCATTAAAAGCACTGGAATGCGGCTGCGGCAAGAGGGAATGCGAATGGTGCGGCAAGATATGGAACCTCATGGACGCAGTAGACAGCTACATTCCCACTCCCGAACGTGACACAGAAAAACCGTTCCTCATGCCCATAGAAGACGTATTCACCATCACCGGCCGCGGCACCGTAGTAACCGGCAGAGTAGAGAGAGGGACACTCAAAGTAGGAGACGAAGTAGAAATAGTAGGTCTTGCCCCCGAAAAGAAAAAGACCGTAGTCACCGGCGTAGAAATGTTCAGGAAACTACTGGATTCAGCAGTGGCGGGAGACAACATTGGAGCCCTGCTCCGCGGCATAGACAGAGACGAAGTGGAAAGAGGCATGGTCATATCCAAGCCCGGCAGCATCCATCCCCACACCCACTTCAAAGGGCAGGTATACGTCTTAAAGAAAGAAGAAGGCGGCAGGCACACACCCTTCTTCAACGGCTACAGGCCCCAGTTCTACTTCAGGACCACCGACGTCACCGGAGTCATCACCCTGCCTGAAGGCACCGAGATGGTAATGCCCGGAGACAACATAGTCATGGACATCCAGTTGATTTCACCCATAGCCATAGAGGAAGGCCTGAGGTTTGCCATCAGGGAAGGCGGCAGGACAGTAGGAGCCGGTGTTGTTACGGAGATTATCGATAAATAG
- the sigH gene encoding RNA polymerase sporulation sigma factor SigH — translation MNVGLPKEDFACFEDMLDEEVVCEAINGSHEALEYLINKYKNFVKSKARSYFLIGADREDIIQEGMIGLYKAIRDFNPEKLSSFRAFAELCITRQIITAIKTATRQKHIPLNSYVSLNKPIYDEDSDRTLLDILSGVKISDPEELIISREEFEDIEGKMGQILSKLEWQVLMSYLGGKSYQEIAKDLKRHVKSIDNALQRVKRKLEKYLEVREVN, via the coding sequence TTGAATGTCGGGCTTCCGAAAGAGGATTTTGCATGCTTCGAAGACATGCTGGACGAAGAGGTGGTATGTGAAGCCATTAATGGCAGTCATGAAGCGCTGGAATATCTTATCAACAAGTATAAGAATTTTGTAAAATCTAAAGCCAGGTCTTATTTTTTGATTGGTGCGGACAGGGAAGACATAATTCAGGAGGGCATGATAGGACTGTACAAGGCAATAAGGGATTTTAACCCCGAGAAACTTTCCTCATTCAGGGCCTTTGCGGAATTGTGTATTACCAGACAGATAATAACGGCCATAAAGACCGCGACCCGTCAAAAGCACATTCCATTAAATTCGTATGTTTCTTTGAATAAACCCATATATGACGAAGATTCCGACAGAACGCTGCTGGATATTCTTTCTGGAGTCAAGATTTCGGACCCCGAAGAGCTCATCATAAGCAGGGAGGAGTTTGAGGATATCGAAGGCAAGATGGGGCAAATCCTGAGCAAGCTTGAGTGGCAGGTTTTGATGTCTTACCTCGGCGGCAAATCCTATCAAGAGATTGCAAAAGACCTGAAAAGGCATGTCAAATCCATAGACAACGCCCTGCAGAGGGTAAAGAGAAAACTTGAGAAATATCTGGAGGTAAGAGAAGTAAATTGA
- a CDS encoding NYN domain-containing protein, translating into MPGNHEEYLLVDGYNIINAWPELDEAKNTSLEAAREKLLDIMADYAGHTGVEVIVVFDAHQVEKSRRVQYVKNGVQVVFTKEGETADHYIEKMADLLGRQEKVRVATSDWIEQQIVMGRGAIRISARDLYREVKDIVDKRRAREKKDKNEKQTIGDRVDPRIWEIIEKNMRQNG; encoded by the coding sequence ATGCCGGGAAATCATGAAGAATACCTCCTGGTTGATGGTTATAACATCATCAATGCGTGGCCGGAACTCGACGAAGCAAAAAATACCAGCCTCGAAGCCGCCAGGGAAAAGCTTCTGGATATAATGGCCGATTATGCCGGACATACGGGTGTTGAGGTCATAGTGGTGTTTGATGCCCACCAGGTTGAAAAAAGCCGGCGTGTACAATATGTAAAAAATGGAGTACAGGTGGTTTTTACAAAGGAGGGGGAAACGGCAGACCATTATATAGAGAAAATGGCAGATCTCCTGGGCCGGCAGGAAAAAGTCAGGGTGGCCACCTCCGATTGGATTGAACAACAGATAGTCATGGGTCGGGGTGCTATACGCATCTCTGCCAGGGATTTGTATAGAGAAGTAAAGGATATTGTCGACAAACGGCGGGCCAGGGAGAAAAAAGACAAAAACGAGAAACAGACCATTGGCGACCGGGTGGATCCCAGGATATGGGAAATTATAGAGAAAAACATGAGGCAGAATGGGTAA
- the rlmB gene encoding 23S rRNA (guanosine(2251)-2'-O)-methyltransferase RlmB yields the protein MIHIRKDQIEGRNAVMEAILAGRPIYKIYLKKGERHGVIFRIMELAREKGIPLQEVDADAFYAMVRTSGHQGICAAVSPREYVEVDDILNHADSLKEDPFIMVLNELTDPQNFGSIIRTADCFGVHGIIISKNRACGITPSVVKVSAGAAEYMKIARVTNIASTLEDLKNKGLWVMGADAEGRDCFDVDLTGPIALVIGGEDKGLGRLIREKCDMLIRIPMKGHIGSLNAAVAASILGYDIIRQRLSKNAGKS from the coding sequence GTGATCCATATTCGAAAAGATCAGATTGAGGGCCGCAATGCCGTAATGGAAGCCATCCTTGCAGGAAGGCCCATATATAAAATTTATTTAAAAAAGGGGGAACGACACGGCGTCATTTTCAGGATAATGGAACTGGCCAGGGAAAAGGGCATTCCGCTTCAGGAGGTTGATGCTGATGCCTTTTATGCCATGGTGAGGACTTCAGGCCATCAGGGAATATGCGCCGCTGTTTCGCCGAGAGAATATGTGGAAGTGGATGATATTTTAAATCATGCTGACAGTTTAAAGGAAGACCCTTTTATAATGGTTTTAAATGAGCTTACTGACCCTCAGAACTTTGGCAGCATCATCCGCACGGCTGACTGCTTTGGGGTCCATGGAATAATTATATCTAAAAACAGGGCCTGCGGGATAACCCCTTCCGTGGTTAAAGTATCGGCAGGAGCAGCCGAATACATGAAAATTGCACGGGTAACTAATATCGCTTCTACCCTTGAAGACCTGAAAAACAAGGGTCTGTGGGTGATGGGTGCCGATGCGGAGGGTAGAGACTGCTTTGATGTTGATTTGACGGGGCCCATTGCTCTTGTTATTGGCGGCGAGGATAAAGGTCTGGGCAGACTCATCCGGGAAAAGTGTGATATGCTTATCCGCATACCCATGAAAGGCCATATCGGTTCGCTGAATGCCGCTGTAGCCGCGTCTATACTGGGATATGACATCATAAGACAGAGGTTATCAAAAAATGCCGGGAAATCATGA
- a CDS encoding FAD-dependent thymidylate synthase, translating into MQSLRYNNPFKSEIADPREEEENESRHLAYLEGLAFAWNSCGQKSRFFTESMEKHNIKGLSLEKISKNLLSPYFRGIFDGAGILEEGPDLSIAFPRNFDAVLNKSSFNITPEAEKILIKNEDAVNFCLFIYENLDFASQNFCREKLTALCQKSRDFYKAFLKAAESYIDGRYYSTLPESIAKNPEAVLTYINGLESCKKNYLELVKMGVEQEDARYILPMGTQTRLVMTMNVRSLYNFFHLRCCRRAQSEIRHLANLMLAEVKKIAPGLFEKAGAPCEATGFCPEGKFSCGRYPAQRPEARGQR; encoded by the coding sequence GTGCAAAGCCTCAGATATAACAACCCCTTCAAGAGCGAAATAGCCGACCCCCGGGAAGAGGAAGAAAATGAATCCCGCCATCTGGCATACCTTGAAGGTCTTGCTTTTGCCTGGAACTCCTGCGGTCAAAAAAGCAGATTCTTTACGGAGTCGATGGAAAAGCACAATATAAAGGGACTTTCCCTCGAAAAAATCTCTAAAAACCTTCTTTCACCATATTTCCGTGGAATATTTGACGGCGCAGGAATTCTAGAAGAAGGTCCGGATTTATCAATAGCCTTCCCCAGAAATTTTGATGCCGTTTTAAACAAGTCCTCTTTTAATATTACTCCCGAAGCAGAAAAAATATTAATAAAAAATGAAGATGCGGTAAATTTTTGCCTTTTTATATATGAAAATCTGGATTTTGCCTCTCAAAACTTCTGTCGAGAAAAATTAACAGCTCTTTGTCAAAAATCCCGGGATTTTTATAAAGCCTTTCTTAAAGCAGCAGAAAGTTACATCGACGGCCGCTACTACTCCACCCTCCCTGAAAGCATTGCAAAAAATCCTGAAGCAGTCCTTACATACATAAATGGGCTGGAATCCTGCAAGAAAAATTATCTGGAGCTTGTTAAAATGGGTGTAGAGCAGGAAGATGCCAGGTATATCCTGCCCATGGGCACCCAGACCAGGCTGGTGATGACCATGAATGTACGGAGCCTCTATAATTTCTTTCACCTGCGCTGCTGCAGGAGAGCCCAGAGCGAGATAAGGCACCTGGCGAATCTCATGCTGGCGGAAGTTAAAAAAATAGCCCCCGGCCTTTTTGAAAAGGCGGGAGCTCCCTGTGAAGCCACGGGCTTCTGCCCGGAGGGTAAATTTAGCTGCGGAAGGTATCCCGCTCAGCGGCCGGAGGCCAGAGGTCAGAGGTGA
- a CDS encoding Mini-ribonuclease 3 — protein sequence MNNDGEIPGSKPVDAASLSSLALAFVGDAVFNLFVRTMLVGSGKKVRDLHRDSIKFVKASAQADILRKIEGYLTDIEKNIVRVARNTKVNTVPKNADIMDYHYSTGFEALLGYLYLTGQNERLNKILMASFKLLSSPISDAGGRITD from the coding sequence ATGAATAATGATGGTGAAATACCCGGAAGCAAGCCTGTCGATGCGGCTTCTCTCTCCTCGCTGGCGCTGGCCTTTGTGGGGGATGCAGTATTCAACCTGTTTGTGAGGACTATGCTGGTGGGCAGCGGCAAGAAGGTGAGGGATCTCCACCGGGATTCCATAAAGTTTGTGAAAGCCTCGGCTCAGGCAGATATATTGAGAAAGATAGAGGGGTATCTTACCGACATAGAGAAAAATATCGTGAGAGTTGCCCGCAATACAAAAGTGAACACGGTGCCGAAAAATGCGGATATCATGGATTATCACTACAGTACCGGATTCGAGGCTCTGCTGGGGTACCTGTACCTGACAGGTCAGAATGAAAGGCTCAATAAGATACTGATGGCATCGTTCAAACTTTTGTCTTCCCCCATATCAGATGCCGGAGGCCGGATAACAGATTAA
- the cysS gene encoding cysteine--tRNA ligase, whose amino-acid sequence MKIFNTLSRKKEEFAPLSGNKVNIYTCGPTVYDFFHVGNARVFITFDMVRNYLKFRGYDVKFVQNFTDIDDKMIKRANEEGITVRELGDRFIKEYFTDADALGIKRADVHPRATEHIGDIIDIIKILEDKGYAYEVDGDVYYEARKFRDYGKLSHQNPDELEAGARIEPGEKKKDPMDFALWKAKKPGEPAWESPWGEGRPGWHIECSVMAMKYLGETIDIHGGGPDLIFPHHENEIAQSEAATGKPFAKYFMHVGYLNINNQKMSKSLGNFFTVRDILKKYDPEVLRFFMLSSHYRSPINFSEDFMQQARSALERLYNALYTMEHLEKTAVDKEPTAGEEQYLKIQQQNKEKFIEAMDDDFNTADAIAALFDMVREFNVNINENSSRKVIIKTIELLLELGKVLGFFGKFKQGELLDEEIQRKIEERQQARKARNFALADKIRDELKEKGIILEDTPAGVRWKRQN is encoded by the coding sequence ATAAAAATATTCAACACCCTCAGTCGTAAAAAGGAGGAGTTTGCCCCGCTCTCCGGAAATAAGGTAAATATCTATACCTGCGGCCCCACAGTCTATGATTTTTTCCATGTGGGCAATGCCAGGGTTTTCATCACCTTTGACATGGTGAGAAATTACCTCAAGTTCCGGGGGTATGATGTGAAATTTGTACAGAATTTCACCGATATTGACGATAAAATGATAAAAAGGGCAAACGAAGAGGGCATTACTGTCAGGGAACTGGGAGACCGGTTTATAAAGGAGTATTTTACCGATGCCGATGCGCTGGGCATAAAGAGGGCCGATGTCCACCCTCGGGCCACCGAACACATAGGGGATATTATAGATATCATCAAGATATTGGAGGATAAAGGTTATGCCTACGAGGTGGATGGGGATGTGTATTATGAAGCCCGAAAGTTCAGGGATTACGGCAAGCTTTCCCACCAAAACCCGGATGAGCTGGAGGCCGGTGCCAGGATAGAACCCGGCGAGAAGAAGAAAGACCCCATGGATTTTGCCCTGTGGAAGGCCAAAAAGCCGGGAGAACCGGCATGGGAAAGCCCCTGGGGCGAAGGCAGGCCCGGTTGGCATATCGAGTGCTCGGTGATGGCCATGAAATACCTGGGAGAGACCATCGACATCCACGGGGGAGGGCCTGACCTCATATTCCCCCACCATGAAAATGAGATAGCCCAGAGCGAAGCGGCTACGGGCAAGCCCTTTGCAAAATATTTCATGCATGTGGGGTATCTCAATATCAACAACCAGAAGATGTCCAAATCCCTGGGCAATTTCTTCACGGTGAGGGATATCCTGAAAAAATACGACCCCGAAGTGCTCAGGTTTTTCATGCTGTCTTCCCATTACAGGAGCCCAATAAACTTTAGCGAAGACTTCATGCAGCAGGCTCGAAGCGCCCTGGAGCGCCTGTATAATGCTCTTTATACCATGGAACACCTGGAGAAGACGGCGGTCGATAAAGAGCCCACTGCTGGAGAGGAACAATATTTAAAGATACAGCAGCAAAACAAAGAAAAATTTATTGAAGCTATGGATGATGATTTCAACACCGCCGATGCTATAGCGGCCCTCTTTGACATGGTTCGGGAGTTCAATGTGAACATAAATGAAAACTCATCCCGCAAAGTTATCATAAAAACCATAGAGCTCTTGTTAGAGCTGGGGAAGGTTCTGGGATTCTTCGGCAAATTCAAGCAGGGTGAACTGCTGGATGAAGAGATACAGCGGAAGATAGAAGAAAGGCAGCAGGCCCGGAAGGCCAGGAATTTCGCACTGGCTGACAAAATCAGGGATGAACTGAAGGAAAAGGGTATCATACTGGAGGATACACCGGCTGGGGTGCGCTGGAAGCGCCAGAATTAG